A region of the Actinomycetota bacterium genome:
GCCGGGCTCGTGAGGGCCCTTCCTCCGCCCGACAGCCCGTCGTATCGGCGTGCCTACGAGACCGCGACGCGGCTTCCGCGGTTCCTGATGATCGCCAGGCCGCATCTGCGCGCCGTCTGCGAGGTGGCGGAGATGCTCGCGGAACGCCTGGGCCTCCCGCCGTCCGTCCAGGCGCTGTTTGAGTTCATGACCGAGCGGTGGGACGGGCACGGGCTCCTCGGGCGTGCGGAAGGCAACGGGATCCCGTTGGCGTTGCGCATCGCCCAGGTCGCTCGGGACGCCGCCATCCAGCGGCACGTGGGAGGAGCGGGCGACGCCGTGGACGTCATCCGTGATCGCGCTGGCGGCGCCTTTGACCCCGTGGTGGCTCGACGGTTCGCCGACGACGCACGGAAGATCATGTTGGAGGTCGACACGTCCGGTTCGGCGTGGGAGACGACCCTTGCGACCGAACCCCACCCGTGGCTGTCCCTGGAGGGCCACGAGATTGATCGGGCGCTCGCGGCCGTCGGGGACTTCGCAGACCTGATCTCGCCGTGGCTGGCGGGGCACTCGGCGGGGGTTGCTCGACTGGCGACCGCCGCGGGCCAGCGCTGTGGCTTCAGTGCGTCCGACGTTTCCCTGGTGGGACGGGCAGCGCTCGTCCACGATGTTGGGCGGGTGGCCGTCTCCCCACGGACCTGGGCGAAGCCTGGACCGCTGAGTGCCGACGAGTGTGAGCAGGTCAGGCTGCACGCCTACCACGCGGAACGGATCCTGGGAAGGGGCGACGTGCTCGCTGCGCTGGGGCCGACTGCCGGTGCCCACCACGAGCGCCTCGACGGGAGCGGGTACCACCGCAACGCCACCGGTACCTCGTTGCCCCCGACCGCTCGACTGCTGGCCACCGCCGATGCATTCACAGCGATGACCGAACGGAGGCCACATCGCGACGCCATCCGCGCGGACGAAGCCGCCGAGATCCTGCGCCGGGAGACCAACACCGGACGACACGACCCGGACATGCTCGCGGGAGTGCTCGAGGCTGCCGGACAGCCCGTTCCCCAGGTGGAGCGTCCGGCAGGGCTGACGGAGCGGGAGGTGGAGGTGGTCCGCCTGCTGGCGCGAGGTCGTCAGACCAATCAGGTCGCCCGCACGCTCGGCATCTCCGTGAAGACTGCCGACCATCACATCCAGAACGCCTACCGCAAGATGGACGTCTCCACGCGGGCCGGTGCGACCCTGTTCGCCATGGAACACGGTCTGGTCACGTAGGGAGAACTCCCTATTCCCTCCCGACGGGTGTCTTCGTACGGTCGAAGAGGACGGCAGGGAGGGGTTCATGGACGGCCATCACGTCGACACCGTTGTGATCGGCGGCAGCCAGTCGGGTCTGGCGGTCGGCTACCACCTCAAGCAGCAGGGCCTGCCGTTCGTGATCCTGGACGCGTGCGACAGGATCGGTGACGCCTGGCGCAACCGATACGACTCCCTGCGCCTGTTCACGCCACGTCGATACGACGGACTGCCGGGGATGCCGTTTCCGGGATCGCCTTCCTCGTACCCGACCAAGGACGAAGCCGCCGACTACCTGGAGGCCTACGCCCACGAGTTCGAACTCCCCGTCCGAACCGGCGTGCACGTCGACCGGCTGTCCCGCCTGGGAGACCAGTTCGAGGTGTCGTTGGACGGATCCATGGTGGTCGCGGAGAACGTTGTCGTGGCCACCGGTGTCTACCGCCACCGGAAGATTCCGCCGTTTGCGCGCGACCTCGGTGACGGCATCGTCCAGCTCCACTCCAGAGACTACCGTAACCGATCTCAACTGCAGTCCGGGCCGGTACTGGTCGTCGGGGCCGGAAACTCCGGTACCGAAGTGGCGCTGGACCTGGCTCCCCATCACTGGACCTGGCTGTCTGGCCGGGATCCCGGGCAGGAGCCATCGCTGGGCCGGCCCGGAAGTTTCGGTGACCGGGTGCTGAAGGCCGTGATGTGGACCGTGGCGACACGGGTGCTGGTGGTGACGAACCCGCTGGGCCGGAAGGCTCGCGACCACTTCCTCGACCCCCCGCGTGGCATTCCGTTGGGCGGCGGGCGACGCAAGCAGATCAGGATCGCGGGAATCGAGCGCGTCCCATCGACGGTGGGCGTGCAGGCGGGCCATCCGGTGCTGGAGGACGGGACCACCCTGGAGGTGGCCAACGTCGTCTGGTGCACGGGCTACACGCCCGACTACGCGTGGATCGACCTGCCGCTGCCGACACAGCACGGGTTCCCGGTCCACGATCGTGGCGTCGTCGAGTCGATCCCGGGCCTGTACTTCGTTGGGCTGCTGTTCCTCCGGTCGCTCAGTTCGGCGCTGCTGGGCGGCGTGGGCCCAGACGCCGCGTACATCGCCGAACACATCGCGTCGGCACGACCACGCAGCCGCAGCCCCAGCACGACACGCCGCGCCGGGAAGGCATCGTCCCATCACCCCCCGCCGTCCCGGCCGACCCCGCGCGAAAGGAGACAGGCCTGATGTCCCCCAGTGCTCGCACCGAGGTTTCCGCCAGCACGGCCACGCCCCGTGGACGCCTGGTCGCGGCGGCCTTGGCCAGCGACCATCGCCGACAGGTCGCCGGCATCCCGACTGCCCTGCTCAAGGCGGGCGATGGCCCGCCCGTCGTGTTCCTCCAGGGCGAATTCGGACCGGTCTGGTGGCGAGTGATCCCCGACCTGCTGGCCACCCATCGGGTCATCGCACCCGACCTGCCGGGGCTTGGCGCATCGGAGTTGCCAGCTGGCCGCTTTGACCGGGACATCGTCCTGGCCTGGCTGGAGGACCTGGTCGAGCAGACCTGCACGCAACCACCTGTCCTTGTCGGCAAGGGCCCGGGCGGGGCGATCGCAGCCCGGTTCGCGGCCCGCCGCGGCGACCACCTCGCCGGTCTCGTGCTCGTGGACAGCCTGGGGTTGGCACCGTTCCGCCCACCTCCCGGGCTGGCCCTGACCTTTCTCCGGGTCCTGCTCCGTCCCAGCGAACAGAACCTGGAACGAGGTTTCCGCAACTATTGCTTCGTGGACCTCGATGGTGCCCGCAGGGACATGGGAGAGACCTACCAGGCGATGGTCGACTATGCCGTCGAATGCTTCCGCACACCTCGCGTGCGGACGGCAACACGCCGCCTGGCCCGGGCGTTCGGCTCTCCGATCGCGCCGACCGAGCTCGAACGCATCAGCATCCCAACGTCCCTCATCTGGGGACGCCACGACGTCGGCGTGCCGGTGGCGGTCGCCCAGGCCGCCAGCAACCGGTACAACTGGCCGCTGCACGTCATCGAGGATGCCCGCGATGACCCCGCCCTCGAACAGCCGGCCGCCTTCCTTGATGCGCTGCGCACCACGCTGACCGGGAGCCGCACCGGCCCAGCCACCGAACCCGACGGACCAGATCGTACGGCGACGTGAGGCTGGACCCGCGGGGCGTCTTCCTGAGTCCCTCACTACCGGAGACCTCGCGGCAACTTTGTGCGCGAAGCGACATCCGCTGACCCCCCGTAACGAACCCTCTGTGTGTCAAGTGCGGTGTCGGGTGGGAACTCTGAGGGCGTGATAAGGCCAGCCCAGCGACACGCTGGGCTGCGATGTAGGGTCGTTCCCGGATCCGGGTGTGACCTGGCGTCAGCCCTCGAGGCTGGCGTGTCCCCCGGATCCGCTCACGCTGCGGCTGGCGCGGCGCACCGCTCGGCAGCGGCGTCGTC
Encoded here:
- a CDS encoding LuxR C-terminal-related transcriptional regulator; translated protein: MGGDAGGTGETVRAAEVVAAACLATDLGMGLPFEHGLHATLMAMRLGELLEVDRETARQTYYGSLLMYSGCTTDAGVLADIVGGSMTETAGPTLFGSRVQSLAGLVRALPPPDSPSYRRAYETATRLPRFLMIARPHLRAVCEVAEMLAERLGLPPSVQALFEFMTERWDGHGLLGRAEGNGIPLALRIAQVARDAAIQRHVGGAGDAVDVIRDRAGGAFDPVVARRFADDARKIMLEVDTSGSAWETTLATEPHPWLSLEGHEIDRALAAVGDFADLISPWLAGHSAGVARLATAAGQRCGFSASDVSLVGRAALVHDVGRVAVSPRTWAKPGPLSADECEQVRLHAYHAERILGRGDVLAALGPTAGAHHERLDGSGYHRNATGTSLPPTARLLATADAFTAMTERRPHRDAIRADEAAEILRRETNTGRHDPDMLAGVLEAAGQPVPQVERPAGLTEREVEVVRLLARGRQTNQVARTLGISVKTADHHIQNAYRKMDVSTRAGATLFAMEHGLVT
- a CDS encoding NAD(P)/FAD-dependent oxidoreductase — protein: MDGHHVDTVVIGGSQSGLAVGYHLKQQGLPFVILDACDRIGDAWRNRYDSLRLFTPRRYDGLPGMPFPGSPSSYPTKDEAADYLEAYAHEFELPVRTGVHVDRLSRLGDQFEVSLDGSMVVAENVVVATGVYRHRKIPPFARDLGDGIVQLHSRDYRNRSQLQSGPVLVVGAGNSGTEVALDLAPHHWTWLSGRDPGQEPSLGRPGSFGDRVLKAVMWTVATRVLVVTNPLGRKARDHFLDPPRGIPLGGGRRKQIRIAGIERVPSTVGVQAGHPVLEDGTTLEVANVVWCTGYTPDYAWIDLPLPTQHGFPVHDRGVVESIPGLYFVGLLFLRSLSSALLGGVGPDAAYIAEHIASARPRSRSPSTTRRAGKASSHHPPPSRPTPRERRQA
- a CDS encoding alpha/beta hydrolase, with product MSPSARTEVSASTATPRGRLVAAALASDHRRQVAGIPTALLKAGDGPPVVFLQGEFGPVWWRVIPDLLATHRVIAPDLPGLGASELPAGRFDRDIVLAWLEDLVEQTCTQPPVLVGKGPGGAIAARFAARRGDHLAGLVLVDSLGLAPFRPPPGLALTFLRVLLRPSEQNLERGFRNYCFVDLDGARRDMGETYQAMVDYAVECFRTPRVRTATRRLARAFGSPIAPTELERISIPTSLIWGRHDVGVPVAVAQAASNRYNWPLHVIEDARDDPALEQPAAFLDALRTTLTGSRTGPATEPDGPDRTAT